Sequence from the Sulfuricurvum sp. IAE1 genome:
CTTGACGCTCGGGAACGTCTCGAAGTAGCGTTCGATGATCGTTTTGGCCTCTTTGGTGCTGATCCCCAGCGTGTCGGAGAGTTTCTTTTGCCCCATGCCGTAGAGAAGGCCGAAATTGACCGTCTTGGCAATATGGCGTTTGGAGGGGGCTTCCGCTTCCCCGAAAAGTGCGATGGCCGTTTGCATGTGAATGTCGCGGCCGTGGTTGAATGCGTCTACCAAAACGGCGTCTTCGCTGAAATGGGCCAGCAGGCGCAATTCGATCTGTGAATAGTCGATACCGATCAGCACTTTCCCTTTCTCTGCGACGAACGCTTCGCGTATGCGCAGCCCCAGAGCCGTTTTGGCGGGAATATTCTGAAGGTTCGGGTTTTTCGAGCTCAGCCGCCCCGTCGCCGTCCCCGTCTGGATGAACGAGGTGTAGATACGTGAATCGGCGTCGCTTTGCGCCAGCGCGATCAGCGGCTCGATGTAGGTGGAATAGAGTTTATGGTATTCGCGGTACTGCAACAGCAACGGAATGACGGGATGTTCGTGGCGAAGCCCCTCGAGCACCTGTTCGTCGGTACTGTATCCCGTTTTCGTCTTTTTCCCCGACGGCAATCCCAGCGTTTCGAACAGTACCGCCCCGAGCTGCTTGGTCGAATTGAGGTTGAATACACTCCCCGCTTCGGCGTGTATCCGTTCGGTCAGGGTCGCGATCTCGGCGGCGACCTCTTTTTTAAACGCCTCCAGTACCGCCGAATCGACCGCAATCCCCTCTTTCTCCATCGACAGCAACGTCAAGGTGAAAGGGAATTCCACATCATAGGCTTCATCCAGTGCTTTTTCCCCGCCGCGCTGAAAGAGCTGGTCGCGCAGTACATCGTAAAGCCGGTAGGTAATGTAGGCATCTTCCGCCGCGTAGCGGCACGCCGATTCGATTTCGACCGATGCGAAGTTCTCCCCTTTTTTGACGGTATCCTTGAAATGGATCATTTCGTGGCCGAGGAGCGATGCGGAGAGGTTGTCCATGGAAAGCGAACGCGAAGGGTCGCACAGCCATGCCATCACCATGGTATCGGCAAGAATCGGAAGGCGTTCGCATTCCAGGAAACGGGTGACGAAATGGAGATCGAACTTGATGTTGTGACCGATGATTTTGTGAGAAAACAATGTCCGGATCGCTTTTTTGGCGGCTTCGTGGCTCACCTGAGCTCCGACGCCGAGGTAACTGTGAGCCATCGGGACGTAATAGCCGTTTTTCCCGTCCCAGCTGAAACTGAATCCCACCAGCCGATCGCTCCGCGGATCGAGCCCGGTGGTCTCGGTGTCGAATGCCACCACCGCGTCGTTCGGGATCAAAGCGATCAGCCGCTGTAGCGCTTCATCGGTATCGATGAGTACGGCGCACCCTTCGGGGCTATCGCATTTGGGCGGCATCGGAGCGCTCGGGGGAACTTCGGCCACAGAGCCGTTTTGGGACTCTTCGAAAAGCGCCTTGGCTTTGAGGCTGCGCAAAACGGCATTCATTTCGTAATGGACGAGATCATCGTAAATCGGAAGAAACGGATTCTCGAAGTGCATCGTAAACTGATCGAAATCGAGCGGTTCGAGGGCATCGGCGCTCAAACGGACCAGTTCGCGGGAACGAAACGCATCTTCGCGGTAGGTCTCAAGCAAGCCCCGGATCCGGGGCGGCGTCACCTCATCCAGACGCGCGTAAATTCCTTCAAGCGTACCGAACTGGGAGAGGAGTTTCTGGGCGGTTACTTTGCCGATCCCCTTTACCCCCGGCACGTTGTCCGCACTGTCTCCGATCAACGACTGATAATCGATAAACTGGGTCGGGTGAACCCCGTATTTTTCGTCGCAATGGCGCTCGTTGAGTACTTTTTTGCTGATCGCGTCGACGAGGACGACGACGTCGTCCTCGATCAGCTGGTAGAGGTCCTTGTCGTGCGAAACGATCCGTACCAGATACCCTTTCGCGCGCGCCTGGGCAACGACGGAGGCAATCATGTCGTCGGCTTCGAACCCGCTGCGCGAAAGGGACTTGTATCCCATTTTCTCGATCCACTCGATCGCGACGGGCAGTTGTTTTTTGAGTTCTTCGGGAGCGGGGGAACGGTTGGCTTTGTACTGCGGGTCTATCTCGGCACGGAAACTTGGGCCCGGAGCGTCAAGGGCGAAAATCAGGTAATCGCAGCTATGGTCTTTGTGCAGCGAGGCGATGAAATTAACGAATCCGGTCAAGAGCCCGGTGGGGAAACCGTGCTTGTTGGAGAGGGGCGGAAGTGCGTAGAAACTGCGGAAAAAAAATCCGAAAGTATCGATGATCGTAACGGTCGGCTGTCCCATCGGTCGGCTTCGTTATACCGATTCGATTTCACGGATCGCGTCGACGGCTTCTTGGAGTTTTGAGACGTCATACCCCGCCGCTTCGGCTTTTTTAAGCCCCTGTGTGAGCGGATGGTCTCCGAAGGGGTTGTTGACCGGAACGATCGTTTTGACGATGTTAAGCGCCGTGGCGAATTCGGCCACCGCTTCGGGAGCTTCCTCGGGGGCATCGGAGAAACGGATCATGTCGACAAACTCTTCGTCAAAATTCCAGTGGGTGAAAATCGCCGCGGTCACCGTCGCGGTCGTCTCCTCGACGTAGTTGCGTTCTACCTGCGCGATATCGATCGCCATATCGATGTCGGAGCGAAAACTCGTTTCCATGTGTTCTTGGATCACGTCGCTGGCGATCAGGATTTTTCCCGTCTCCTGCAAAAATGACGCGAGAAAAAGTTTATCAGCCTTGGTGCGGTCGATCTGACCGTACCATTTGTGCATCAATGCCGCCTGGATCGAAGAGATCTCGGCAAAACGCTCCGAACTGATGCCGTAGGGTTCCATGTCGACGTTGAGCAGTTTGCGGACCGAATTCCCCAGACCGATCGAGCGGGTCATACTCATCCCGAAAAGTGAAACCGCCTGCGCGACGTTCGTAATCTCGTGACGAAAACTGTAAAGGGGAGAATTGGCCGCTTTGAGCAGGTTGGCGACGATCATGGGATCTTGTTCGACGACTTTTACCATCTCGTGTATCGAGCCGTCGGGATCGTTGCAGACCCGCTGCATA
This genomic interval carries:
- the polA gene encoding DNA polymerase I: MGQPTVTIIDTFGFFFRSFYALPPLSNKHGFPTGLLTGFVNFIASLHKDHSCDYLIFALDAPGPSFRAEIDPQYKANRSPAPEELKKQLPVAIEWIEKMGYKSLSRSGFEADDMIASVVAQARAKGYLVRIVSHDKDLYQLIEDDVVVLVDAISKKVLNERHCDEKYGVHPTQFIDYQSLIGDSADNVPGVKGIGKVTAQKLLSQFGTLEGIYARLDEVTPPRIRGLLETYREDAFRSRELVRLSADALEPLDFDQFTMHFENPFLPIYDDLVHYEMNAVLRSLKAKALFEESQNGSVAEVPPSAPMPPKCDSPEGCAVLIDTDEALQRLIALIPNDAVVAFDTETTGLDPRSDRLVGFSFSWDGKNGYYVPMAHSYLGVGAQVSHEAAKKAIRTLFSHKIIGHNIKFDLHFVTRFLECERLPILADTMVMAWLCDPSRSLSMDNLSASLLGHEMIHFKDTVKKGENFASVEIESACRYAAEDAYITYRLYDVLRDQLFQRGGEKALDEAYDVEFPFTLTLLSMEKEGIAVDSAVLEAFKKEVAAEIATLTERIHAEAGSVFNLNSTKQLGAVLFETLGLPSGKKTKTGYSTDEQVLEGLRHEHPVIPLLLQYREYHKLYSTYIEPLIALAQSDADSRIYTSFIQTGTATGRLSSKNPNLQNIPAKTALGLRIREAFVAEKGKVLIGIDYSQIELRLLAHFSEDAVLVDAFNHGRDIHMQTAIALFGEAEAPSKRHIAKTVNFGLLYGMGQKKLSDTLGISTKEAKTIIERYFETFPSVKGYFAGVVEQAKAAGYVETLLGRRRYFDFAAATPMLKAAYERESVNTVFQGSAADLIKLSMNKIDAMIREEGMKADMLLQIHDELIFEADEEEAEGYARRFVEAMETVAHLRVPLKTSMHIGRHWGELK
- a CDS encoding HDOD domain-containing protein — its product is MKSSIVNSIKSLPPLPKTVIDMQRVCNDPDGSIHEMVKVVEQDPMIVANLLKAANSPLYSFRHEITNVAQAVSLFGMSMTRSIGLGNSVRKLLNVDMEPYGISSERFAEISSIQAALMHKWYGQIDRTKADKLFLASFLQETGKILIASDVIQEHMETSFRSDIDMAIDIAQVERNYVEETTATVTAAIFTHWNFDEEFVDMIRFSDAPEEAPEAVAEFATALNIVKTIVPVNNPFGDHPLTQGLKKAEAAGYDVSKLQEAVDAIREIESV